The Plasmodium berghei ANKA genome assembly, chromosome: 12 region aaaagatatttattcagatattattaaagcacatttaataaaatgtggatatttaaatacatataaatcttttctaaattttttagatcaaaacaaaaatgCAGATGATAATAGTAGCTCTGGATGTTCTTCacatacaaaaaatagtataGATAATATGCTCAAAAgcaaatataatttaccGCAAAAATGTTTGGATAAAAATGAACCCATTACATCGACTATAAAAGATAATGCCAAAATAATCAAAGGCagcgaaaaaaataacaataagGAAAATGAAGTAAAATTGGAAGATATTGGATGCAATGGGAATAATGGTAATGCTGAAGTTTTCCCTTCAACTGGTCCtattgatgaaaatataaatacaccaaaaatgaatacaaatagaaataataatacaaaagaTAATGCCCAGAATGACAATGGTAGCTTGAACAATAAACAGGCAAATATTTCACATAacgataataaaaatgaaaatgtcCAACATAAATCACAAGATGACCAAGTGCAAAAGTCTAATACACCTAATACTACAGAAATTGGAAAAAACTGTGAGGGTTCAATGAGTAGTGTTTATAACATACATGATGCTTCTACAAATATCGAAATGATTATATCAAACGAAGATGGAAGTAGTtccataaataataaaaattgtgatAACAAAAACTTGATGGATAGTGTTTTAATTAGCTATATAGATAAGTTTGATAAATTGAGCAAGGATGATAATGTGAATAATGAAATGCCAGCGAAATttgataatgaaaatgcaGAAGGGAAAGAACGCAAATTTTCCGAAgtcataatatatgataaatatgagctaacaaaaaatgagaaTATCGAACATGAggaaaaacatataaatagtGTAAAATCAGATGAAAAAACAGGAAAcatcgaaaaaaatgaaaaaaacaataacgAACTAGCCGATAATATTcctgtaaaaaaaaatgactCAACTGTGAACAAAAAAACGGATGAggatcaaaaatataaagatgatgcgaaaaaaaataaaattgaatcTTTAGAAACAAACGTGGTGAAAACTTTCAACCTGGATTTACTTAATAATTGCACAAATGCGAATATGGatagtattttatttccatctcgaaaaaataatttaagtAGTTTAATGAATGCAAGAAAAGATTCAAGTTCAATATTATTGGGTCGATTAAGGAATAAAAGAAGTTTAAGCACAAaagataatttaaatatgttaGGAGCAGATCTTACGAGCACTAAAAAAGaagctaaaaaaaatgaaactgatattaataaaaaaattcatcttttatttaaagataaatttaatgttataaataataatgaaaaaaataaaaaaaaaggaaacaAAAGTTCTTCGGATAAAGAAAACGTACCAAAACATTTTagaaatttatatttatctgatgataaattaaaaataatgcaaaATACATTAGAAACGAGAAATACTATAAGAAATAACATATTAAATGGTAACATTATTAATGTGctaaatattttagaaaaCAATTATTCAGAATTGTTTACTAACGAAAATGGACATCTTCACATAGCAATGTTGTACACACAACAATTAATAGAAATTTTAAAGCCccataaaaattttattaaaaaaatcgcaaaaaaaaaaccccaaaaatattataacaataatTTAGAAGAGGGTATATTAACTCAATCTAGTTTGGAATCGAATGAAACTATAAGTgatgattatttttatgatgaTACCAAAATGGAATGTGATTCCTCGGTTAGTCTATTTTGTGATAGTTCAAATAacgaagaaaataatttcgatccaatgaaaataaaagtatataaaaatggggTTAAAAAGGAATGTAGCGGTGTTAGAAAACAAAGAACAAATTTGGATAACTATAAGACTAATACAAGTAAAATAATGGAAGGCCAAAACATCGGCACTGACACTAGTACATATAGTAGCAgcaaaaaatgtaatagcGATAAATGTttcaataaaaaagaagaaaataatatttcatgtGACGTTTTTAATCAAACTATGAATTTCACTCCACTTAATGgagatatattaaaagataataatacaacAAAACACGATAAAAATGTTCTagattttaataaaagtgAAAACGCTGATAATTCAGATAATGCATTTAACAATAAACTAGATAtagaaaaagataaaaaccttattttgaataaacCCGATTTAAAAGATGATGATAATTtgaatacaaaaaaaatggaccaaattatatataaaaatatacaatcgaattatgataaagaattttttgcaaaaaataatttgcaAGAAGAGTATGAACTACATTATAATAAGCTATCAAAAgaatatgaattttttgaaGATGATAAtccatataaaaataagaaatgCTATTATGGAAATATTTCTAATAGCGATGAAATAAGAGGCAATGAACagtatatgaataatagtAATTCAGAAAGTGAAATCGATTCAGATTGTGATAGTAATGattcaaattttaaaaaaaaatattacgAATTTAATGACATAGATTTtgatcaaatatataaatatatttataaaaaaaatgtgtcagaaaatgataaattaaaatttaaaagagatcatttatatttagcATTATTATGGATAAGAGAAaaattatctttatttaacAATTCTCAGCACCCCGCTATTCGGCAATGCATTCAAGATATTACATCTCTAATTGCATATCATAAAccatataaacaaaaactTGTTCgaatgtttttttcaaaaaataggAACCTCCTAACATTTAATTCCGTCAACGAGGGTATTTTAGGtaaaatttgtaaataaCATTTCATTATCcatgttttatttgtatttattgTCTTTTTAACATGCactttttaatatgtttcgtatgcaatatattaaaatataataaatgaaataaagcATAAAactttataaatattggTGTTTCATTTGAGCATATTCTACAGACATATGTTGTATGTTTGCTTTCCTTTCCTCGCTGTTACTCATTCAACGGAAActcaataatatatatatatatatatatatacatgtttatattttgttttcgAAGGTTTGTGCCTTAATGTGCCCATATATTCCCCACtggaaattattataaagcACTTAATTTTATGCCGAAACTTATTGAGGGAAAAAAAAGGGAATATCggtataaaatatgattgTAGCTACGTATGTCAGCCTTACAAAAGATACATGATTACAattaaaaatcaaaaaaaaaaaaatatatattttaaagaaaccacaaataaaaaaaaagaaaaaggaaTATTAAGTGGGAAGTTCACTGaagataatatattatcagtttttcaataaatttCACCAAGGATTTTAAGTCCATGGCTTTTGTTTTTACATTACCctcatacatatatgtatacacTAAGACaagctaaaaaaaaattaattaaattcaaatgatttttcaaaaaaaaattatactaTACATACACAAGCATACCCTtaactattatatatgcgtGAACTATATGCAACTAAAtcattgtttattttttgtccTTATAATATacccatatatataatatatatggcatatttttgaaatgtGCCCCCCAAAATTTCaattaaaaacatttaattatgtgcctttattataattagaAACGGATAATACAAATTGGTGTTTCCTCAttgtaatttttcattacatatattttttttataatatttattatattgcttcattattttttatttgatttttttttttttcaataatttttttattgtaaaaagaaatgaatATTCTTGCTACATACgcaatacatatataaaaacataacGATGTTTCCAAAATAACAGagtgataaaaatatatcataaaacATTAACTATATAATACCTTCAAAGTATTAAATTTCGGGGggaattataaaatatgcatttCCAAAAAAGCAAAAACTAAAAACATAAGAAATCGTTACAATATTGGCATAAGCATGCCAAAAAAATaccatttaaaaatgttcgcttttaaaatgtattaattGATACAcactaaaaaataaataaaataataataacattatagaatattaaataataaattaaaaaaaaaaacttgtGCTAAAACTCCATGTTTACAATATCTTGCTTACTACTTAATTTTTGATGGAACATAATTCAAATGAAAGATACATATTTAAACCAAATTTTTTGGGGGAGGGTTCGTATGGTAAGGTATACAAAGCTTATGATACCGTGTTAAAAAAGGAAGTTgctattaaaaaaatgaaactaAATAAGATTAGCAATTATATAGACGAGTGTggtataaattttttaatattaagggagataaaaataatgaaagaaataaaacataaaaatgtaatgaATGCTTTAGATTTATATTGTGAAAAGGATTATATAAACTTAGTTATGGAAATAATGGATTATGATTTAGCTAAACTAATTAATcgtaaaatattattaacagatagccaaaaaaaatgtattcttttacaaattttaaatggCTTAAATACTTTGCATAAATACTATTTTATGCATAGAGATTTATCACCagcaaatatttttataaataaaaaaggggAAGTTAAAATTGCTGACTTTGGTTTATCTTCTAAGTATGCATTTGACATGCATTCAGGTAAAATGgcaaatgataaatatagtaAAAGAGCTTTAAACTTAACAAGTAAGGTTGTTACATTATGGTATAGAGCCCCCGAATTATTAATGGGgagtaataaatataattcatcAATTGATATGTGGAGCTTTGGCTGTATTTTTGCTGAACTTTTATTACAAAAGGCATTATTCCCTGgagaaaatgaaatagaTCAATTgggaaaaatatttttcctcTTAGGCACACCAAATGAGAATAATTGGCCTGAAGCAAAACACCTTCCTTTATATACTGATTTTACAAAAtcgaataaaaaaaatttaaaaaacattattaaaattgaaGATGATGATTGTATTGATTTATTAACTTCATTATTGAAATTAAATTCACATGAACGTATTACTGCAGAGGAAGCGTTAAAACAtcgttattttttaaacgACCCCTTACCATGTGATGCTTCACAACTTTTCATTGATATGTAATTCACCAACAGATAGTGGAAAGTTACATAAGTGCATATACATACAGTATTATATAGAACTACTAtattatagaaataaatctctatatttgttttattgtttactatatattttttgttaattttttttcaaaggacaatttttatatatccaAGTTTGAATTGTCTGAAAATccttatttaatatttttataaattttatatactcTTTTCAAgtctaatttttttattaaatattctaGTTTACCTcctaaagaaaatatttatacacatgcatgtatatttgctcattttataattttcttataCTATTATGGTCAAAAAAGTtgtaacatttttattttctcaGTAAAACTTTTACAACGGAAAagtataatttattattttttatttttttatgctacattttttcatatttcgtatgttttttatttttatgtaaaatGCAAAAGAAAGCAAATTACAATTTTTCGactaaatttattattttctttattacaGTAAATTTAATGtacttattttatattctgATTAAGGGACTACTCGAATAGTATTTTCTTGGGGAATAATTACAATATACgattgcatatatttatccattttttaaaattgaattatattattaaaattaaaggTATTTCGTTATAGCagtaataaaattttttatgattttttttattaccatataaaatgtaaaattatcttaatatataaaaaatataatataatacttaTAAAAGCTTAGCTagccatttttttaaataacattttgagtattaatatatttaattaaataatttttttcgttttcatagttttctattttttatgtttttgatttttttttttcttatgcTTATTTTCACATATGTTTTTACCTTTGTCGTTTTTTGGTTgatttgcattttttaataagcCTTTCCAAAGCGACTTTAGCTCTACAgtatacaaatttataatttatatttggaaaataaaaataataaatttatatgtagCTCGAAAATGCCCTTTGGATGTAAACAATGTTATCattagaagaaaatataaaatttacaaaaagtTGTAATGCAATCTCAATCTTTTTGGTAAAACAATATGGATGACGTCTTTTTTGAAagatacaaaaataaagaatggTATGGAAGAtacaatttaaataaactattaataaacataaatgaagaagaatatgatgaaaaattcgggaatgaaaatttttatgaaatatttgaTCGATACAACAAGGTATCatttaatacaaaaatatatgaaaaaatcattaagaaaatatgttatcgaaataatttgaaatatgttaattattatgttaataattttgaaaaaataaaagacaTTAAAGTGTTAAAGGAACGAGGGGAAGATAGGATATGTGTTTTAATACTTTgtttgaattatatatattgtaatataaataatgaaataatgaCAATATATGAGTTAAAAAAccaaattaaaagaaatctagataaaaaaagaaaagtgtattgtaaaaatttagcaaaaattatatttaatatttgtaatcgattgaaaattaaaaattttatgaataatgattttttaccatatatggaaaaatatattataaccataattaataaaatgaaattattaaatagcAACGCCATTGATCTTAAAAAGACTTTGCAAGTGCaggaaaaaaaacttaATGCTTTTGATGAcatatttgaatatataaacaattttaaagaTAATTCTGAATTGATATTAGACAAATCAGATAATCTAACAACAAATTTGatagaaaatgatgatgaCACCCTTATTGATCACTCTATTGTATCCCTAGAAAGGTCGATAGGAAAATCAGCACCCGAGtcaataaataatgaatatagcGATGAATTTatcaataaaaatgataataaggatatcttaaaaaaaacattgaAAGTAAAAAATGGCGATCAATATACGCATGACAATAATGATGCAATATCTGAGAATATTCACGCaaatgattattttttttataactatATTTTCTCTGAACGTGCagataaaaatgatgaacATTCTTGTGACAATGACAGTGGTTATTCTAATACTAGCGAACAGTTGGttgttattaataaaatgggaagaaaaaaaaaacaaattccAAACagtaaaatgaaaaataagagaaacaatgaaaatgataaactaaaaaaagtatataatacaacaatttcaaatttaagtgaggataaaaaaaaacaatacccccaaatattaattgaatacttagaaaaaaattttaaaccACTTTCTCTATATTCATGTATCTTATATtcgttttttattatatggaataaaaaagaaaatatggatacaaatttatatcataataaaaGTAGATGGAGTGGTGATAAtttgcattattttttatgttcatcaataattataacatttaatattttcaatataaaaataacagatcaatttatttgtttttgtcTAGATGTTAATCAACAAACAATAATAAcccaaaaaaaagaaattctagagtttttcttattaacatttaatgaatttcttggatttaatttaaataaacacagagatgtttttttttgtctaagaataatatttagcaactatttattactacaaatgtatttattctatattataaaaaattatgaattaACTAATAAAAgagatttttttttgtcgtTAGAATTGctgcaaatatatatagccaaatattttagaaatataaataaaaattttcttaatttgtcagatattataatagattataattttttgtttagttcagaatatgtttataaagATTTCCACGAAATTATTTCACAAAATTATGATTTAATACATACTAAAaagttattaaaaaatgttataaaaaaacgtTTATCAgagaatgaaaaaaaaatatttcaagaACACAGCTTTAATGAGTTATACGATAtagatttaaaaaatataaatatgtacatgaaaaaaattttttcttataacATATTTAGTGATCATAgattaaaaacaaattttggTAAACATGGGGAAAATAATCAGTGTATggatcaaaaaaaaaatgataatattaatgaaaattcaAGCAAACAATTTGAAAATAGTGTaagaaaaaacaataatgaCAGTAGTGTTTATGGAAGTAATACGAATAACGCCGATAAAGCTAATTATTcagaaaattatacaatTCTTTGTAAAGACAGAGAGATATTGTCAAGTTATGATAATATCCGTGCAGGCAATTATTGTAAAGATaacaaagaaaaagaatttatcattttcagGCATAATAGtagcatattatataactcaaataaaaataataatgaagataGTGATACTTATGATAAAGAAACtgagaaaataaataacgaagaaaataattatgagaactattatgaaaatgataaagtTAATACAGCATGGGAAAATAAAGTAGACAGCTGGAATACaactataa contains the following coding sequences:
- a CDS encoding SPRY domain-containing protein, putative; the protein is MKHLIMKHSLFTVLRKIKTNDKIIKDKNCTHKIRKVNKKKILLFNKISKMIDKKKNRNKEFYFFYFKEINTKKKHNKCIKISHLHLKFKAIKTKGNQNNDYHVMDDNSMVKEVLDLKRLYSKKHMLINDITKSIQNKLTREWWNDGETKILCYNIKESAIKNISINNLFMILNDILCLSSHNFINPQNRSHFATYMVYDNFFQIIDLCSNWSFGMDISNGCFSKSNMIITFIQNNKSSENYYDGNKTGVIYITLLHIINKIIKNCKINDILFCIYFRKLNKYSSYKIKGMILSNNIKDNNRNVLHQSMNIFYYYPLYNIINETVIYSINISMLSFCYFKNKRSNNLFLKILIYRKLYYILLEYYKIWSNREVLLACFFYTVVKFVMYIYLYIIMCFYYFLTSFYKFIINIVLCFLKYKINLFCNAEDIQKKKILIPIFEKKEISNSSFLHLFKITIIPEDNYIDTKIKNSKKNTKIDGEYKNIPYVNRKSYLFNMYSKNEKTVLSRHFSFFPIICSMENSTYIDSDETKNNKYILLLSKKINKIMKLSQKINKKGMPKCSYKNKINKNISSYNKAFMLTKNEKNHKINMKCWKEYEKKKEQTETDGTISSSYFEYEDEYAEEDEEDEEDDEEDDQGEEEDKDEEEKDEDEDAEEEEEDGEGEEEEDKEEDEEEEDEEEEEDEEEDEEEEDEEEEDEEEDEEEDEEEEDDVEEDKGEGKWHNQYKKGKIYNKKKYKKNYKKKFPNAINEESEREMTKEDNYYFKKKELYLKKKNKNFKHNYIYLNNLYKENAYINIANISNFISVSKDKLTAMYSAWGKHADIACVQINKCALRDCNIYYFEVEILQCTNFSKIVVGMTSKNYTVNKNPGFEYNSFGYKSDDGKKIIDGKLDNYSSGYTKNDIIGCGINYFDNSAFFTKNGKYLGKICTINPKYDYYGTVGLSTLGDKIKFHMNNFIFDIYNLIHEENEKERKIIKSIYIQKDIYSDIIKAHLIKCGYLNTYKSFLNFLDQNKNADDNSSSGCSSHTKNSIDNMLKSKYNLPQKCLDKNEPITSTIKDNAKIIKGSEKNNNKENEVKLEDIGCNGNNGNAEVFPSTGPIDENINTPKMNTNRNNNTKDNAQNDNGSLNNKQANISHNDNKNENVQHKSQDDQVQKSNTPNTTEIGKNCEGSMSSVYNIHDASTNIEMIISNEDGSSSINNKNCDNKNLMDSVLISYIDKFDKLSKDDNVNNEMPAKFDNENAEGKERKFSEVIIYDKYELTKNENIEHEEKHINSVKSDEKTGNIEKNEKNNNELADNIPVKKNDSTVNKKTDEDQKYKDDAKKNKIESLETNVVKTFNLDLLNNCTNANMDSILFPSRKNNLSSLMNARKDSSSILLGRLRNKRSLSTKDNLNMLGADLTSTKKEAKKNETDINKKIHLLFKDKFNVINNNEKNKKKGNKSSSDKENVPKHFRNLYLSDDKLKIMQNTLETRNTIRNNILNGNIINVLNILENNYSELFTNENGHLHIAMLYTQQLIEILKPHKNFIKKIAKKKPQKYYNNNLEEGILTQSSLESNETISDDYFYDDTKMECDSSVSLFCDSSNNEENNFDPMKIKVYKNGVKKECSGVRKQRTNLDNYKTNTSKIMEGQNIGTDTSTYSSSKKCNSDKCFNKKEENNISCDVFNQTMNFTPLNGDILKDNNTTKHDKNVLDFNKSENADNSDNAFNNKLDIEKDKNLILNKPDLKDDDNLNTKKMDQIIYKNIQSNYDKEFFAKNNLQEEYELHYNKLSKEYEFFEDDNPYKNKKCYYGNISNSDEIRGNEQYMNNSNSESEIDSDCDSNDSNFKKKYYEFNDIDFDQIYKYIYKKNVSENDKLKFKRDHLYLALLWIREKLSLFNNSQHPAIRQCIQDITSLIAYHKPYKQKLVRMFFSKNRNLLTFNSVNEGILGLCLNVPIYSPLEIIIKHLILCRNLLREKKGNIGIKYDCSYVCQPYKRYMITIKNQKKKNIYFKETTNKKKEKGILSGKFTEDNILSVFQ
- a CDS encoding MO15-related protein kinase; its protein translation is MEHNSNERYIFKPNFLGEGSYGKVYKAYDTVLKKEVAIKKMKLNKISNYIDECGINFLILREIKIMKEIKHKNVMNALDLYCEKDYINLVMEIMDYDLAKLINRKILLTDSQKKCILLQILNGLNTLHKYYFMHRDLSPANIFINKKGEVKIADFGLSSKYAFDMHSGKMANDKYSKRALNLTSKVVTLWYRAPELLMGSNKYNSSIDMWSFGCIFAELLLQKALFPGENEIDQLGKIFFLLGTPNENNWPEAKHLPLYTDFTKSNKKNLKNIIKIEDDDCIDLLTSLLKLNSHERITAEEALKHRYFLNDPLPCDASQLFIDM